From a region of the Marinomonas mediterranea MMB-1 genome:
- the lexA gene encoding transcriptional repressor LexA, which produces MIKLTKRQSDVLETIRQHISETGFPPTRAEIAARLGFRSPNAAEEHLKALSKKGAIEMLSGASRGIRLINETPAGANDSDLGLPVVGKVAAGAPILAQENVATHISVPPSMFSPKADYLLSVSGMSMKDVGIMDGDLLAVHKTHAVRNGQIVVARIGEEVTVKRFEKKGSKVRLIAENTEFDDILVDLESEEFAIEGLSVGVIRQGI; this is translated from the coding sequence ATGATTAAATTAACCAAAAGACAGTCTGACGTATTGGAAACGATTCGCCAACACATTAGCGAAACCGGCTTCCCTCCCACTCGTGCAGAAATTGCCGCTCGATTGGGTTTTCGCTCACCTAATGCCGCAGAAGAACACTTAAAAGCACTTTCTAAAAAAGGTGCCATTGAAATGTTGTCCGGTGCTTCGCGTGGTATTCGCCTTATAAACGAAACGCCAGCAGGCGCAAACGATTCTGACCTGGGCCTACCCGTTGTCGGTAAGGTCGCCGCAGGCGCCCCTATTCTAGCGCAAGAAAACGTCGCGACCCACATTTCCGTCCCCCCCAGCATGTTTTCACCTAAAGCAGACTACCTACTATCCGTCAGCGGTATGAGCATGAAAGACGTTGGCATTATGGATGGCGATTTGCTTGCTGTCCATAAAACCCACGCCGTTCGAAATGGTCAAATTGTCGTCGCTCGAATTGGCGAAGAAGTGACGGTAAAACGATTTGAAAAGAAAGGCAGTAAGGTAAGACTTATTGCCGAAAACACCGAGTTCGATGATATTCTAGTGGATCTTGAGAGCGAAGAATTTGCCATCGAAGGCTTATCTGTCGGCGTTATTCGTCAAGGCATCTAG
- a CDS encoding glutamine--tRNA ligase/YqeY domain fusion protein yields MSETSKPGNFITQIIDKDSENGKHGGKVLTRFPPEPNGYLHIGHAKSICLNFGIAQRYQGQCNLRFDDTNPEKESVEYIESIKRDVTWLGFEWKEEPKFASDYFDALFEFACELIKKGKAYVCELNADEMREYRGTLKEPGKDSPYRDRTAEENLALFEAMRDGQFPDGEKVLRAKIDMASPNINLRDPIIYRIRHVHHHQTGDKWCVYPMYDFTHGLSDAIEGVTHSICTLEFQDHRPLYDWILETLETFHPQQIEFARLNLNYTVTSKRKLKQLVDDGHVEGWDDPRMPTISGMRRRGYTAQSIRNFCERIGVTKSDSVVDVGMLEHAVREDLDANANRAMVVLNPIKVTLTNYPEGKEEIFTVSNHPKNEDAGTREVPFSKHLFVDQADFAEVPPRKWKRMTPGSAVRLRGGYVITCDEAIKDENGNVVELLCRYDENTLGVNPEGYKPKGVIHWVSAEHALDAEVNLYDRLFNHESPDAKHEDKTFLDFINPEALTVASNAKLEPSLLNAEPGVGYQFEREGYFCRDLNAERLVFNRTVTLRDSWAKIEAKGK; encoded by the coding sequence ATGTCTGAAACGTCTAAGCCTGGGAATTTCATTACCCAAATCATTGATAAAGATAGCGAAAACGGAAAGCATGGCGGCAAAGTACTAACGCGTTTTCCACCAGAGCCAAATGGCTACCTTCATATAGGTCACGCAAAATCAATCTGTTTGAATTTTGGCATAGCACAACGTTATCAGGGTCAATGTAACTTACGTTTCGATGATACAAACCCTGAAAAAGAAAGCGTTGAGTACATCGAGTCCATCAAGCGTGATGTAACCTGGTTAGGCTTTGAGTGGAAAGAAGAGCCTAAGTTTGCGTCTGACTACTTTGACGCGTTGTTCGAGTTTGCCTGTGAATTGATCAAGAAAGGCAAGGCTTACGTTTGTGAACTTAATGCAGATGAAATGCGTGAGTATCGTGGTACGTTGAAGGAGCCAGGTAAAGACAGCCCATATCGTGATCGTACGGCTGAAGAGAATTTGGCGCTTTTTGAAGCGATGCGTGACGGGCAATTTCCTGATGGCGAAAAAGTGTTGCGTGCCAAGATTGATATGGCGAGCCCAAACATCAATCTACGTGACCCTATCATCTATCGTATTCGTCACGTTCATCACCATCAAACGGGTGATAAATGGTGTGTTTATCCGATGTATGACTTTACACACGGATTGTCAGATGCAATTGAGGGCGTTACTCATTCGATTTGTACGCTCGAATTCCAAGATCATCGACCACTCTATGACTGGATCTTGGAAACATTAGAAACGTTCCACCCGCAGCAGATTGAGTTTGCTCGACTAAACCTAAATTACACAGTGACAAGTAAGCGTAAGCTGAAGCAACTGGTTGATGATGGTCATGTTGAAGGTTGGGATGATCCGCGTATGCCAACGATCTCAGGAATGCGACGTCGCGGGTACACAGCACAATCAATTAGAAATTTCTGTGAACGGATTGGCGTAACTAAATCGGACAGTGTCGTGGATGTTGGTATGCTAGAGCATGCTGTTCGCGAAGATTTAGATGCCAATGCTAACCGTGCAATGGTGGTGTTGAACCCTATTAAGGTGACGTTAACAAATTACCCAGAGGGCAAAGAAGAAATTTTTACGGTTTCAAACCACCCTAAAAACGAAGACGCAGGCACGCGTGAGGTGCCGTTCAGTAAGCATTTATTTGTAGATCAGGCTGACTTTGCAGAAGTGCCTCCTCGCAAATGGAAGCGAATGACACCGGGTAGTGCGGTTAGATTACGAGGTGGTTATGTCATCACCTGTGATGAAGCGATTAAAGATGAAAACGGCAATGTCGTTGAGCTTCTGTGTCGTTATGATGAGAATACGTTAGGCGTCAACCCCGAAGGCTACAAGCCAAAGGGTGTGATTCACTGGGTAAGTGCTGAGCATGCATTGGATGCCGAGGTTAATCTGTATGACCGTCTTTTCAATCATGAATCTCCTGACGCGAAGCATGAAGATAAAACCTTCTTGGATTTTATTAACCCAGAAGCTTTGACGGTTGCGTCTAATGCTAAGCTAGAGCCGTCACTGTTGAATGCAGAACCGGGTGTTGGATATCAGTTTGAAAGGGAAGGTTACTTCTGTCGCGATTTGAATGCTGAACGACTGGTGTTTAACCGTACCGTAACCCTAAGAGACTCTTGGGCGAAAATTGAAGCAAAAGGAAAATAG
- a CDS encoding universal stress protein codes for MLYKSIILAVDLTDESIKVANKAVALCNAFSAELHVVHVIESLNYAYGGDVPIDITDIQNQLRQTAEDKMSLLLDQLDTPNKNYQITQGGIESEIHRIAEEKHADLIVVGSHCKHGLALLLGSTSNGVLHGSPCDVLAVKVNDPNKEK; via the coding sequence ATGTTGTATAAGAGTATCATTCTAGCTGTCGACCTTACTGACGAAAGCATCAAAGTCGCCAACAAAGCCGTTGCTTTATGCAACGCTTTTAGCGCAGAACTGCACGTGGTGCATGTCATTGAGTCATTAAACTACGCCTACGGCGGTGACGTCCCCATTGACATTACAGACATTCAAAACCAGCTAAGACAAACGGCTGAAGATAAAATGTCACTACTTCTCGACCAACTGGACACGCCGAACAAAAACTACCAAATTACCCAAGGCGGCATTGAAAGCGAAATCCATCGTATTGCCGAAGAGAAACACGCAGACTTAATTGTTGTTGGTAGCCACTGCAAACACGGCCTAGCTCTATTGTTAGGCTCAACTTCAAATGGCGTCCTACACGGCTCTCCATGCGATGTTCTTGCGGTTAAGGTTAATGATCCAAATAAAGAGAAATAA
- a CDS encoding DUF6586 family protein, whose amino-acid sequence MSPLNPASLTNQRLDSARRLISEIKSSDGDWFTQGHEPTVTFLLRSALNGLLQEVKIAYGLTADLTVEQLITNATDNELTVPVLSELKLLSADSNSWFSMLLASFDTYFECRPNPISSQLSDVQMIGASASDLGGSVKSYLDSLVELVLRFREESSEY is encoded by the coding sequence ATGAGCCCTCTTAACCCAGCAAGCCTAACGAATCAGCGATTAGACAGCGCACGACGACTTATCAGTGAGATTAAGTCGTCTGACGGAGATTGGTTCACCCAAGGTCACGAACCGACCGTAACTTTTCTTCTTCGTAGTGCGTTGAATGGTTTGCTTCAAGAGGTCAAGATAGCCTATGGTTTAACGGCTGATTTGACAGTAGAACAACTTATTACAAATGCGACGGATAATGAACTCACAGTGCCTGTACTTAGTGAGCTAAAGCTTTTGAGCGCCGACTCAAATTCTTGGTTTAGCATGTTGCTTGCGTCTTTCGATACGTATTTCGAATGCAGGCCTAACCCGATTAGCAGTCAATTAAGTGATGTTCAAATGATAGGAGCGTCAGCAAGCGACCTCGGCGGATCAGTCAAATCCTATTTGGATTCTTTGGTTGAGTTGGTGTTGAGATTTAGAGAAGAATCCTCAGAGTATTAA
- the dinG gene encoding ATP-dependent DNA helicase DinG, translating to MLSDKIKNEIQSAYRASLESKGHKPRVGQRQMIATIARTLGGIKQGTEGERLGEKHVAVVEAGTGTGKTLSYCLSAIPIAKAKGVKLVISTATVALQEQILFKELPDLLEHTEVAFRYTLAKGRGRYLCLNKLEDFMGSEELATDDMFAGLLEQHLQTDDVNTALYQKMDEALKNSDWDGDKDNWEGILRDQDWRRLTTDHQQCTNRNCANFSACPFFKARAEIETADVIVANHDLVLADLSLGGGAILTPPDETIYVFDEGHHLPDKAIGHFRHEIRLQGSISWLRQLEKNLLTLKQELTQEVSLTGQLLMKIPQQIQTVVNFIQYVQQGLAPYIQQLGLDLENNQHRFEFGVVPEELRQLAYSLSTSYQKLFGQIESIQDECKKVKQNEGMGVTQETAENWQPILGVILGRLEQAVELWRLYSHQDDLNYPPNARWLEVVGQGLEQDIELGASPILAAHTLRMQLWDKCFGAVVTSATLTALNQFNRFNMRSGVPRESEYLRVLSPFDFANKAELIVPDFVSEPNKADDHTKEIVQYLNKHIDLTQGSLVLFSSRKQMESVADQVNDSLKAILLIQGEQSKRIILDSHKERLDKDKGSLLFGLASFAEGVDLPGKYLTRVFIAKIPFSVPDDPVEATLAEWIQKRGGNPFMEISIPDASLKLVQATGRLLRSESDEGEIHIMDKRLKTKRYGSQLIASLPPYKMR from the coding sequence ATGCTTTCCGACAAAATAAAGAACGAAATTCAGTCTGCGTATCGTGCGTCCCTTGAATCTAAAGGTCATAAACCTCGGGTAGGGCAGCGCCAAATGATTGCGACCATTGCTCGAACCTTAGGTGGGATAAAGCAAGGCACTGAAGGCGAACGCCTCGGTGAAAAGCATGTCGCGGTAGTAGAGGCCGGTACTGGTACAGGTAAGACGTTGTCTTATTGTCTGTCGGCTATTCCAATTGCAAAAGCGAAAGGGGTAAAGCTCGTCATTTCGACAGCAACCGTAGCGCTTCAAGAGCAAATCCTATTTAAAGAGCTGCCCGACTTGCTCGAACATACAGAGGTTGCTTTTCGATATACGTTGGCAAAAGGTCGCGGGCGGTATCTTTGTTTAAATAAGCTCGAAGACTTCATGGGCAGTGAAGAACTTGCGACGGACGATATGTTTGCGGGGTTGCTTGAGCAGCATTTACAAACGGATGATGTGAATACCGCCTTATACCAAAAAATGGACGAAGCGCTTAAAAATAGCGATTGGGATGGTGATAAAGATAACTGGGAAGGTATCTTGAGAGATCAAGATTGGCGGCGACTCACGACCGACCACCAGCAATGTACCAATCGAAATTGCGCTAACTTTTCGGCGTGCCCATTTTTCAAAGCAAGAGCTGAAATAGAGACAGCCGATGTTATTGTCGCAAACCACGATCTTGTTCTAGCGGATTTATCGCTGGGTGGCGGTGCTATCTTGACCCCACCTGATGAAACCATTTATGTCTTCGACGAAGGCCACCACTTGCCAGATAAAGCAATTGGGCACTTTAGGCACGAAATTAGATTGCAGGGCAGTATTAGTTGGCTGCGTCAACTGGAAAAAAATCTACTGACGCTCAAGCAAGAGCTGACTCAAGAAGTGAGTCTAACGGGGCAATTGTTAATGAAAATCCCCCAGCAAATACAAACCGTTGTTAATTTTATTCAGTATGTGCAACAAGGGTTAGCCCCTTACATACAGCAACTTGGGCTTGATTTAGAGAACAATCAACACCGTTTCGAATTTGGTGTCGTCCCCGAAGAGTTGCGACAGTTAGCTTATAGCTTGTCTACCTCTTACCAAAAACTGTTTGGCCAAATTGAAAGCATTCAAGATGAATGTAAAAAAGTAAAACAAAACGAAGGTATGGGGGTTACCCAAGAAACTGCCGAAAATTGGCAGCCAATCTTAGGTGTCATCTTAGGGCGTTTAGAGCAAGCCGTTGAGTTGTGGCGTTTGTATTCTCATCAGGATGATCTCAATTACCCTCCGAATGCTCGATGGCTCGAAGTGGTTGGTCAAGGTTTAGAGCAAGATATTGAGCTTGGCGCTTCGCCAATATTGGCGGCTCACACATTAAGAATGCAACTCTGGGATAAGTGCTTTGGCGCTGTCGTTACGTCTGCCACCTTGACTGCGCTCAATCAGTTTAATCGATTTAATATGCGTTCCGGTGTGCCGAGAGAATCAGAATATCTGCGTGTTCTTAGCCCGTTTGACTTTGCCAACAAGGCAGAACTGATTGTACCCGACTTCGTTAGTGAGCCGAATAAGGCCGATGACCATACCAAAGAGATTGTACAGTATTTAAATAAGCACATCGATCTAACGCAAGGTAGCTTGGTCTTGTTTTCCTCTCGCAAGCAAATGGAGTCAGTGGCAGATCAAGTGAACGACTCGTTGAAAGCCATTTTGCTTATTCAGGGGGAGCAATCAAAGCGTATTATTTTAGATAGCCATAAAGAAAGGCTAGATAAAGACAAAGGCAGTTTGTTATTTGGTTTGGCGAGTTTTGCCGAGGGGGTCGACTTGCCAGGTAAATATTTAACACGCGTATTTATTGCGAAAATACCGTTTTCCGTGCCTGATGACCCAGTGGAAGCAACGCTCGCTGAATGGATTCAAAAACGAGGTGGTAATCCATTTATGGAGATTTCGATTCCAGATGCCTCACTGAAGCTTGTGCAAGCAACAGGGCGTTTGCTACGAAGCGAGAGCGATGAAGGTGAAATCCACATTATGGATAAACGCCTTAAGACAAAACGCTATGGCTCTCAGCTCATTGCGAGTTTGCCACCTTACAAAATGAGGTAG
- the topA gene encoding type I DNA topoisomerase, translating into MGKSLVIVESPAKAKTINKYLGNDYVVKSSVGHIRDLPTGTTSKSTPQERAKQAALTRKMSPEEKAEYKSKKSRQQLIARMGVDPENNWEAHYEVLPGKEKVVDELKRLAKNADTIYLATDLDREGEAIAWHLREAIGGDEARYKRVVFNEITKNAIKSAFDEPSDLDMNRVNAQQARRFLDRVVGFMVSPLLWSKVARGLSAGRVQSVAVRLIVEREKDIRAFNPEEFWELDALLATASKEQVKFETLKYLGKEYRPTSQIESDEHVARIQNSGFVVSNREDKPTRSKPSAPFITSTLQQAASTRLSFGVKKTMMLAQRLYEGGYITYMRTDSTNLSNEAVEALRDFVGEKYGEAYLPKEPIRYSSKEGAQEAHEAIRPSDVTVTQNMLQGMDNDAHRLYELIRNQFIACQMTPAEYTSTSITVTAGDYELKARGRILRFDGYTRVLTPVGKKAEDMILPDIQKGDTLGLNELLPEQHFTRPPARYSEASLVKELEKRGIGRPSTYASIISTIQDRGYVRVDNRRFYAEKMGDIVTERLVGSFSQLMNFSFTAQMEEQLDEIAQGEDDWIRTLDAFYADFSNTLTKAEHPEEGMLQNQPTPTDVECPKCGRPMQIRTAATGVFLSCSGYALPPKERCKATINLVSGDEAVAVDDDEGESKALINKKRCKICDSAMDSYLMDETRKLHVCGNNPSCSGYEVEKGAFKIKGYDGPVIECDKCSSEMQLKTGRFGKYFGCTNEECKNTRKLLKNGEAAPPKMDPVAMPDLACQKVEDHYVLRDGATGLFLAASQFPRKRETRAPLVSELIPYMDQIDPKYHFFSDAPVMDNEGRPTVIRYSRKTKEQYVMTEENGKPTGWKAFHQNGKWVVEEGKKKK; encoded by the coding sequence ATGGGAAAATCACTGGTTATCGTGGAGTCGCCTGCAAAGGCCAAAACCATCAACAAATACTTGGGTAACGACTATGTTGTTAAGTCAAGTGTAGGTCATATCCGTGACCTACCAACTGGCACGACCTCTAAATCGACGCCTCAAGAGCGAGCAAAACAGGCTGCGCTTACTCGAAAAATGAGTCCTGAAGAAAAAGCGGAATACAAAAGTAAAAAATCACGCCAACAGCTTATCGCGAGAATGGGCGTTGACCCAGAAAATAACTGGGAGGCGCACTATGAAGTTTTACCCGGTAAAGAAAAGGTCGTAGACGAACTTAAACGTCTTGCTAAAAACGCTGACACAATCTATCTCGCGACCGATTTGGACCGCGAAGGGGAAGCGATAGCTTGGCACTTACGTGAAGCGATTGGCGGTGACGAAGCTCGCTACAAGCGAGTGGTCTTTAACGAGATTACAAAGAATGCTATTAAATCGGCGTTTGATGAACCGTCTGATTTGGATATGAATCGAGTTAACGCTCAGCAGGCTCGACGTTTCTTGGACCGCGTCGTTGGCTTTATGGTGTCACCGCTACTTTGGTCTAAGGTCGCACGTGGCTTGTCAGCGGGTCGAGTACAATCGGTTGCCGTAAGGTTAATCGTAGAGCGTGAAAAAGACATTCGTGCGTTTAACCCTGAAGAATTTTGGGAGTTAGATGCACTACTGGCTACCGCGTCGAAAGAACAAGTTAAATTCGAAACGCTAAAATACCTAGGTAAAGAATATCGACCCACGTCACAGATTGAATCTGATGAGCATGTGGCGCGTATTCAAAACTCAGGGTTTGTTGTCAGTAACCGTGAAGATAAGCCTACGCGCTCTAAACCTTCTGCGCCGTTTATCACATCGACATTGCAGCAAGCGGCCAGTACACGATTAAGCTTTGGCGTAAAAAAGACAATGATGCTGGCGCAGCGTCTTTACGAAGGTGGTTATATTACCTATATGCGTACTGACTCGACCAACTTAAGTAATGAAGCTGTGGAAGCGTTGCGTGATTTTGTTGGTGAAAAGTATGGTGAAGCATATTTGCCCAAAGAACCTATTCGTTATTCTAGCAAGGAAGGCGCTCAGGAGGCTCATGAGGCAATTCGTCCGTCTGATGTGACTGTGACGCAGAATATGCTTCAAGGGATGGATAACGACGCTCACAGGCTTTATGAATTGATTCGCAATCAGTTTATTGCGTGTCAAATGACACCAGCTGAATACACGTCAACAAGTATTACGGTTACAGCAGGTGATTACGAACTGAAAGCGCGTGGTCGAATCTTACGCTTTGATGGTTATACCCGTGTTCTAACACCTGTAGGAAAGAAAGCAGAAGACATGATTCTGCCTGATATTCAAAAAGGCGATACACTGGGTTTAAATGAGTTGTTGCCCGAGCAGCACTTTACTAGACCACCTGCGCGCTACAGTGAAGCAAGCTTGGTTAAAGAACTTGAAAAGCGAGGGATTGGCCGTCCGTCAACGTACGCCTCAATCATTTCGACCATTCAAGATCGAGGGTATGTGCGTGTTGATAATCGTCGTTTCTATGCTGAAAAAATGGGCGATATCGTAACGGAACGACTTGTTGGCAGCTTTTCACAGCTAATGAATTTTAGTTTTACCGCTCAAATGGAAGAGCAGTTGGATGAAATTGCCCAAGGCGAAGACGATTGGATTAGAACGCTGGATGCATTTTACGCTGATTTCAGCAATACGCTGACAAAAGCTGAACACCCAGAAGAAGGTATGCTGCAAAACCAGCCAACACCGACCGATGTAGAATGCCCGAAATGTGGTCGTCCAATGCAGATACGTACTGCAGCCACCGGCGTGTTTTTGTCCTGTTCTGGCTATGCGCTTCCGCCAAAAGAACGTTGTAAAGCGACGATTAACCTTGTTAGCGGTGACGAAGCGGTTGCGGTGGACGATGATGAGGGTGAATCTAAAGCACTTATTAATAAGAAGCGCTGTAAGATTTGTGATTCGGCAATGGACAGCTATCTGATGGATGAAACTCGCAAGCTTCATGTTTGTGGTAACAATCCAAGTTGTTCGGGATACGAAGTCGAAAAAGGCGCTTTTAAAATTAAGGGTTATGATGGCCCCGTTATTGAGTGTGATAAATGTTCCTCTGAAATGCAGCTAAAAACAGGTCGTTTTGGCAAGTACTTTGGTTGTACAAACGAAGAATGTAAAAACACTCGGAAGTTATTGAAAAACGGTGAAGCGGCGCCACCAAAAATGGACCCTGTTGCGATGCCGGATTTAGCTTGTCAAAAAGTGGAAGACCACTATGTGTTAAGAGATGGTGCAACGGGCCTATTCTTAGCGGCTAGCCAATTCCCACGTAAGCGGGAAACGCGTGCACCACTTGTATCAGAGTTGATCCCTTATATGGATCAGATTGATCCTAAATATCATTTCTTCTCTGATGCGCCAGTTATGGATAACGAAGGACGCCCAACTGTGATTCGATACAGCCGTAAGACGAAAGAGCAATATGTCATGACAGAAGAGAATGGCAAGCCGACTGGTTGGAAAGCATTCCATCAAAATGGTAAATGGGTTGTTGAAGAAGGCAAGAAAAAGAAATGA
- the cysS gene encoding cysteine--tRNA ligase, whose protein sequence is MLRIYNTLTGQKEEFKPIVEGKIGMYVCGNTVYDFCHIGHARAMISFDVISRILRHLDYDLTYVRNITDVDDKIIKRAAENGELPSDLTERMIEAQQEDEKALGNLPPDREPKATEFMQEIINMIKTLVDKGFAYQSDSGDVFYRASRFTDYGKLNNRKLEEMLAGARVEVTESKEHPADFVLWKPVKEGEVHWDSPWGKGRPGWHIECSAMSTNCLGDHFDIHGGGPDLKFPHHENEIAQSEAATGKDYVNYWMHCGAVRVNNEKMSKSLGNFFTIREVLKLYNPEVLRYLMVSSHYRSPIDYSDQSLNDAKVALERLYNALRDQSCSEIPESSDYRTRFTAALNDDFNTPVALSVLFDLVRDLNKAKTESAELAETLAAELTNLASVLGLLYQDADYFLKNGTFDAEGISADDIEKLIEERKQARKDKNFSRSDEIRDLLAEKGIELLDSREGTSWTRK, encoded by the coding sequence ATGTTAAGAATCTACAATACGTTAACTGGCCAAAAAGAAGAATTTAAACCCATTGTCGAAGGCAAAATCGGCATGTATGTGTGTGGTAACACGGTTTATGATTTCTGTCACATTGGTCACGCGCGCGCTATGATTTCGTTTGATGTGATTAGTCGCATATTGCGTCATTTAGATTACGATCTTACTTATGTGCGCAATATTACGGATGTTGATGACAAAATCATTAAACGTGCTGCTGAAAACGGTGAGCTGCCAAGTGATTTGACTGAGCGCATGATTGAAGCTCAGCAAGAAGATGAAAAAGCATTAGGTAACTTACCGCCAGATCGTGAGCCTAAAGCAACTGAGTTTATGCAAGAAATTATCAACATGATTAAAACGCTTGTTGATAAGGGCTTTGCCTATCAGAGCGACAGTGGCGATGTGTTTTACCGTGCTTCTCGATTCACAGATTACGGAAAGCTGAATAACCGTAAACTGGAAGAAATGCTGGCGGGTGCTCGCGTTGAGGTAACGGAGTCAAAAGAACATCCAGCGGACTTTGTGCTTTGGAAGCCTGTTAAAGAAGGAGAGGTTCATTGGGATTCTCCTTGGGGTAAAGGGCGACCTGGCTGGCATATTGAGTGTTCTGCTATGTCAACGAACTGCTTAGGTGATCACTTTGATATTCATGGCGGTGGACCCGATCTTAAATTCCCTCATCATGAAAATGAAATTGCTCAGTCTGAAGCAGCGACAGGCAAAGACTATGTTAACTACTGGATGCACTGTGGTGCCGTTCGTGTAAACAATGAAAAAATGTCTAAGTCATTGGGCAATTTCTTTACCATACGCGAAGTGTTGAAGCTTTATAATCCAGAAGTATTGCGCTATTTGATGGTTTCTAGTCATTATCGCAGTCCGATTGATTATTCTGATCAAAGCTTAAATGACGCAAAAGTGGCACTAGAGCGCTTGTATAACGCATTAAGAGATCAGTCATGCTCTGAAATTCCAGAAAGCAGTGACTATCGAACTCGTTTTACGGCTGCGTTAAACGACGACTTCAATACGCCAGTTGCGCTTTCTGTGTTGTTTGACTTGGTGCGAGATCTAAACAAAGCCAAAACCGAATCGGCTGAGTTGGCTGAAACGCTGGCGGCGGAGTTGACGAATTTGGCGTCTGTTTTAGGTCTTTTGTACCAAGATGCAGACTACTTTCTTAAGAACGGTACATTTGATGCTGAAGGTATTAGTGCAGATGATATTGAAAAACTTATTGAAGAGCGTAAGCAGGCTCGTAAGGATAAGAATTTCTCTAGAAGTGATGAAATTCGCGACTTACTAGCGGAAAAAGGCATTGAGCTTTTAGATAGTCGTGAAGGTACAAGCTGGACGCGTAAATAG
- a CDS encoding DEAD/DEAH box helicase — translation MDTKNEDIAKEQNSKPSRPRRSRKRNRAPANKAASDSATQVTSEKIWSIDDFQVPEVEGKVRFHDLNLPDRVLKSVSEMGFEYCSEIQAATLPATLEGYDLIGQAQTGTGKTAAFLLAMVSDFLDYPVEEERARNMARGLIIAPTRELALQIADEAEKITQNCSLNVISLVGGMSYEKQKRALETERVDILVATPGRLLDFARSKKAMLNKVEVLVLDEADRMLSMGFIPDVKSIIRMTPHKERRQTMLFSATFPKDIQNLARQWTYFPKEVSVVPKEATNKNIDQVIYTVEADQKWPVLKSLIEDDGNQRTIIFANRRDETRELYELLKEAKINCAILSGEVSQDKRVKTLKNFKDGRIQVLVATDVAGRGIHVDNIELVVNYTLPEDPEDYVHRIGRTGRGGEMGKSVSFASEDDAFLIPEIEGVVGEKIRCEYMVGTVVE, via the coding sequence ATGGATACTAAAAACGAAGACATTGCTAAAGAGCAGAACTCAAAACCCAGTCGCCCTCGACGCTCGCGCAAGCGTAATCGCGCTCCAGCAAACAAAGCCGCTAGTGATTCTGCTACTCAAGTGACTTCAGAAAAAATCTGGTCTATTGATGACTTCCAAGTACCTGAAGTGGAAGGTAAAGTTCGGTTTCATGATCTTAACTTACCCGATCGTGTACTTAAATCTGTTTCAGAGATGGGCTTTGAATATTGCAGTGAAATACAAGCCGCTACCTTGCCTGCAACGCTTGAAGGTTATGACTTAATCGGACAAGCGCAAACGGGAACAGGTAAAACGGCTGCATTCCTATTGGCGATGGTCAGTGACTTCTTGGATTACCCTGTTGAAGAGGAACGTGCTCGCAACATGGCGCGTGGTTTGATTATTGCTCCAACGCGCGAGTTGGCTCTACAAATTGCGGACGAAGCGGAAAAGATCACGCAGAACTGTTCGCTTAACGTTATTTCACTTGTTGGTGGAATGAGTTATGAGAAGCAAAAACGCGCGTTAGAAACCGAACGTGTTGATATTCTGGTTGCGACGCCCGGACGCTTGTTGGATTTCGCTCGCTCGAAAAAAGCGATGTTGAACAAGGTAGAAGTGTTGGTATTGGACGAAGCAGACCGCATGTTGTCGATGGGCTTCATTCCTGACGTGAAAAGCATTATTCGCATGACGCCTCATAAAGAGCGTCGTCAAACTATGCTGTTCAGTGCGACCTTTCCAAAAGATATTCAAAACCTTGCTCGTCAGTGGACATACTTTCCGAAAGAGGTGTCTGTTGTTCCTAAAGAAGCGACGAACAAAAACATCGATCAAGTTATCTACACTGTTGAAGCCGATCAGAAATGGCCAGTACTTAAGAGCTTGATCGAAGATGACGGTAATCAGCGTACCATTATTTTTGCTAACCGCCGTGACGAAACGCGCGAGTTGTACGAACTTCTGAAAGAAGCGAAAATTAATTGCGCGATCCTATCGGGTGAAGTTAGCCAAGATAAGCGCGTAAAAACGTTGAAAAACTTCAAAGATGGCCGCATCCAAGTACTGGTAGCAACGGACGTCGCTGGTCGCGGTATCCATGTTGATAACATTGAGTTGGTTGTGAACTATACTCTGCCAGAAGATCCTGAAGATTACGTTCACCGTATCGGTCGTACTGGTCGTGGTGGCGAAATGGGTAAATCAGTAAGCTTTGCTAGTGAAGACGACGCCTTTTTAATCCCTGAGATTGAAGGGGTAGTTGGCGAAAAAATTCGATGTGAATACATGGTAGGCACCGTCGTAGAGTAA